In a genomic window of Helianthus annuus cultivar XRQ/B chromosome 10, HanXRQr2.0-SUNRISE, whole genome shotgun sequence:
- the LOC110883442 gene encoding PKS-NRPS hybrid synthetase CHGG_01239-like produces MVPEVSITILVPENWVQETGKEYGYVIVTRRSKNIGGTTGMVWLVCDRSGEHRSKATVRKAGSKKIGCPFSLLAIRDVTNDTWELKVDCANHNHEPTTSLLGHAFVRRFTKAEYKLVEQLTAQNMEPRIIFQTLRKQFPDSLHVQKDVQNAVQKIRATIMDGKNPIQALESLLHDRRFIYDTRQDPKTDVVTEIFFVHPYSITMWRAFTHVMLIDATYKTNLYNMPFVQVVGMTSTGKSFCIAHAVICKERRGNYVWVLERIKSILHECMMPRVIVTDRELALINACSKVFPNAKRLLCHFHIQQNIARKCKSGFDKEDWGKFMSYWRTLCESSSEPMYKYNLEKMCL; encoded by the exons atggtccctgaagtttcgatAACCATATTAGTACCTGAA aattgggtacaagaaacGGGAAAGGAGTATGGTTACGTAATTGTTACCCGCCGATCAAAAAATATTGGCGGTACTACTGGGATGGTATGGCTTGTGTGCGACCGTAGTGGTGAACACCGTAGTAAAGCAACAGTTAGGAAAGCTGGTAGCAAAAAAATCGGCTGCCCATTTTCATTACTCGCCATCCGGGACGTGACGAACGACACGTGGGAGTTAAAAGTGGACTGTGCGAACCATAACCACGAACCTACGACGAGTCTGTTGGGCCACGCTTTTGTGCGAAGATTTACTAAAGCCGAATACAAGCTAGTGGAGCAGCTAactgctcaaaacatggagccacgTATCATATTTCAAACCCTAAGAAAGCAGTTCCCCGACAGCCTGCACGTTCAGAAAGACGTGCAAAATGCGGTACAAAAAATTAGAGCGACAATAATGGATGGAAAGAATCCTATTCAGGCACTGGAAAGCCTGCTGCATGACCGCCGATTCATTTACGACACCCGACAAGATCCCAAAACAGATGTCGTAACAGAGATTTTCTTTGTTCATCCTTATTCAATCACTATGTGGCGTGCATTCACGCACGTGATGTTGATCGACGCGACCTACAAAACAAACCTCTACAACATGCCATTTGTCCAGGTTGTGGGTATGACGTCGACTGGGAAGTCTTTTTGTATCGCACATGCCGTTATTTGTAAAGAACGAAGGGGTAACTACGTGTGGGTGCTTGAGCGGATCAAGTCAATATTGCATGAATGTATGATGCCGCGTGTGATAGTCACGGATAGGGAGCTTGCCCTAATAAACGCGTGTTCTAAAGTATTCCCGAACGCAAAAAGGCTTCTATGCCACTTTCACATCCAACAAAATATAGCTAGAAAGTGCAAGTCAGGGTTCGATAAAGAAGATTGGGGGAAATTTATGTCGTACTGGCGGACATTGTGCGAATCTTCATCAGAGCCCATGTACAAGTACAACTTGGAGAAAAT gTGTCTATGA
- the LOC110883644 gene encoding probable glycosyltransferase At3g42180 codes for MAAVTKSNITFALCSLLFLVILLYPTNHMHSFPSISYLTLTSTSRLLQDEAIPKIKKGDFSLARIEEQLAKARGEIHKAIVEKSFESSNANESFIPEGTIYKNPFAFFQSHNEMIKTFKIWTYKEGDLPLMHYGPMKFVYSIEGDFIEEMERKGNPVVARDPDEAHAFFIPISVTNIIHYLYKPNETFGFLERMQAIVEDYIGVIAERYPYWNRSDGADHFFVSCHDWGPFVSRGNPKLFKNFIRVLCNANSSEGFAPYRDVSMSEINGPLDSIPIVSSGQPPYNRSILAYFSGGKHGFIRKRLFQYWGNKEDNDIKVYNYLPKGENYTELFGKSKYCLCPSGYEVATSRLIEAIHMGCVPVVIKDHYVLPYSDVLDWTQFSVQVSVDKIPELKRILQEIPFSKYSEMHKKVIEVQRHFTVNLPAQHFDVLHMILHSVWLRRLNVKLNSVN; via the exons ATGGCGGCAGTAACCAAATCAAACATCACATTTGCCCTATGCTCACTTCTTTTTCTTGTAATTCTTTTATATCCAACAAATCATATGCATAGTTTTCCATCTATATCCTATTTGACATTAACATCAACCTCTAGGCTTCTGCAAGATGAAGCCATACCCAAGATCAAA AAAGGAGATTTCTCACTGGCGAGAATCGAAGAACAGTTAGCTAAAGCACGAGGCGAAATTCACAAAGCGATTGTTGAGAAGAGCTTTGAATCAAGTAACGCAAATGAGAGTTTCATCCCAGAAGGAACCATTTACAAGAATCCATTTGCCTTTTTTCA AAGTCATAATGAGATGATAAAGACATTTAAAATATGGACTTACAAGGAAGGAGATCTCCCCTTGATGCATTATGGTCCGATGAAATTTGTATACAGTATCGAAGGTGACTTCATCGAAGAGATGGAGAGAAAAGGAAATCCTGTGGTGGCTAGAGATCCAGATGAAGCACATGCCTTCTTTATACCAATTAGTGTAACAAACATAATTCACTACCTTTACAAGCCTAATGAAACCTTCGGTTTTCTAGAAAGGATGCAAGCAATAGTCGAAGACTACATTGGTGTCATCGCGGAAAGATATCCTTATTGGAACCGTAGCGATGGAGCAGATCACTTCTTTGTCTCATGTCATGATTGG GGGCCCTTTGTTTCACGTGGAAACcctaaattgtttaaaaatttcaTAAGAGTGCTTTGCAATGCCAATAGCTCAGAAGGTTTTGCTCCTTACCGGGATGTATCCATGTCCGAGATTAACGGGCCATTAGATAGTATCCCTATCGTAAGCAGTGGCCAACCACCTTACAATCGATCAATCCTCGCGTATTTCTCAGGTGGAAAACATGGGTTTATTCGCAAAAGATTATTTCAATATTGGGGAAACAAAGAAGATAATGATATTAAAGTCTACAActaccttcctaaaggtgaaaatTACACCGAGTTGTTTGGcaaaagtaaatattgtttaTGCCCTAGCGGTTACGAAGTAGCAACCAGTAGGTTGATAGAAGCAATCCACATGGGATGTGTTCCTGTAGTGATCAAGGATCACTATGTTCTACCATATAGTGATGTGTTGGATTGGACTCAATTTTCAGTACAAGTATCAGTAGATAAGATTCCGGAACTCAAAAGAATTTTGCAAGAGATACCTTTTTCAAAGTATTCGGAAAtgcacaaaaaggtaattgaagTGCAAAGACACTTTACGGTTAACCTTCCAGCCCAACACTTTGATGTCCTCCACATGATTCTTCATTCTGTGTGGCTAAGAAGACTTAATGTTAAATTGAACTCGGTCAACTGA